The DNA window CCATTGCCACTCGTTCCTTTTGTAGATGCATTTTTTATTGGTGAAGGAGAAGAGGTTTTTAATGAGATTATTGACATAATAAAAGAAAATAAGGATAATAGATATAAAATCCTTGAAAATCTAAATAAAATTGATTCAATTTTTGTTCCATTATTAAAAAAAGAAAAAGTGAAAAAAGCGATTGTAAAAGATTTGGATAATTCCTTCTTTCCTTTGAAGTATTTAGTTCCACTAACTGAAATAACTCATGATAGAATTTCAATTGAAATAATGAGAGGATGTGTTCAGGGTTGTAAGTTCTGTCAGGCGGGCAGTTGCTGGAAACCTGTACGAATTAGAAGTTATAATAAAATTCTGGAAATTGCAAAAGAAGTATATAAGAATACTGGCTATGAAGAAATTTCTCTTTTATCTTTTTCAGCAGGAGACCATCCACAGATAGAAAAGATAGTAACAAAACTTGTAGAGGAATTTAAATTAAAAAATGTTTCAATTTCATTTCCATCATTAAGAATAGATACCTTTTCTTTTCAACTTGCATTGAAGATTAAAGAAATAAAAAAAACTAATCTGACATTTGCTCCTGAAACAAGCGAACGTTTAAGAAAAAATTTGGGTAAAAAAATTACTGATGAAGAATTACTAAATCTTGCAATTCAGGCAAAAGCAAATGGTTACAGACATATAAAATTATATTTTATGATTGGTTTACCCGATGAATCAGAAGAGGATATAGATGAGATTATTAAACTTATAACGGAAATTTCAAAGGTAATATTTGTACACATTTCTTTCAATACATTTATTCCTAAACCTCACACTTCATATCAGACAGAAAGATTTATAAAAAAAGAAGAATATGAGACAAAAAGGATATATATAACAGAAAAACTCAAAAGGAATAAATATGTAAAGTTTAATTTTCACCCTTATGAAACAAGTTTTATAGAATGTATTTTAAGTCGGGGAGATGAAGAACTGTCAAAAGTAATTTATAATACATGGAAAAAAGGAAATAAATTTGAAAACTGGAAAGAGTTTTTCAAATTTAAAAACTGGTTGGAAAGTTTTGAAGAAGAAAAGGTTTCAATAGACAAATATCTTGGATATTTAAAACCACCATTTAAATGGGATTTTATTAAATTATGAAAGGCCTGGGCCGGATTTGAACCGGCGAATAGCGGTTTTGCAGACCGCTGCCTTCCCGCTTGGCTACCAGGCCATTTTTTTATTATACCTATATAGCCATTTTTTCTACAAGATTTAAATACTCAACTCTTATAGATTTTGTTTTACTTGTAACTTCCGAAAGCGGAATATAAACTATTTCTTCTCCCTTTATTCCTATCATATATCCAAACTTTCCTTCCATTAAAATTTCTACCGCTCTATGTCCAAAAATAGTTGCAAGTTTTCTTGTTAAATATGTTGGTTTTCCCCCTCTTTGTATATAACCAAGGACTGTATATCTAATTTCTCTTTCTGGAAATTTTTCACTTAAAACTTTTGCCAGTTTCTCTGCTTTTTCTGCACCTTCAGCGAGAACAATTATACAACTTTTTTTGCCCTTTTTTTCTTCTTCTTTAAGTTCTTCAACAATTTTATCAATGTTTAACTCTACTTCCGGAATTATTACAATTTCAGCACCACAGACAATACCCACTTCAAGCGCAAGAATACCACTTTCTCTTCCCATAACTTCTATAATAAAAGTTCTCTCATGACTTGTAGCAGTATCTCTAATTCTATCTATTGCATCTATTGCTGTATTTACTGCTGTATCAAAGCCAATTGTATAGTCAGTTCCATAGATATCATTATCAATTGAAGCGGGTATATGAACAACAGGGAAATTGAATTCTGAATAGAGTAGATATGCGCCTTTAGCAGAACCATCTCCACCTATTACAACAAGTCCTTCAATTTTTGCTTCTTTTAAATTTTTATAACATATTTCTCTAATTTCTTTATTTTTAAACTCATAAAATCTTCTGGTTTTTAAAATTGTTCCGCCCTGATTTATTATTCCACTTACACTTCTTGAAGTTAACTGTCCAAATTTTTTTTCATAAAGTCCTCTGAACCCTTCATAAATTCCAATTACTTCAATATTATTATAAATAGCAGTTCTGACAGCACTTCTTATAGCAGCATTCATTCCAGGCGCATCCCCACCCGTTGTAATAATTCCCACTCTTTTCATATTAATATCCAAAATCTGCTTTTAATCCTGGTTTAATT is part of the bacterium genome and encodes:
- a CDS encoding radical SAM protein; amino-acid sequence: ISLSSELNYTNFLNILYLSDIPIFAYERKNEHPLIIVGGNSAFNPLPLVPFVDAFFIGEGEEVFNEIIDIIKENKDNRYKILENLNKIDSIFVPLLKKEKVKKAIVKDLDNSFFPLKYLVPLTEITHDRISIEIMRGCVQGCKFCQAGSCWKPVRIRSYNKILEIAKEVYKNTGYEEISLLSFSAGDHPQIEKIVTKLVEEFKLKNVSISFPSLRIDTFSFQLALKIKEIKKTNLTFAPETSERLRKNLGKKITDEELLNLAIQAKANGYRHIKLYFMIGLPDESEEDIDEIIKLITEISKVIFVHISFNTFIPKPHTSYQTERFIKKEEYETKRIYITEKLKRNKYVKFNFHPYETSFIECILSRGDEELSKVIYNTWKKGNKFENWKEFFKFKNWLESFEEEKVSIDKYLGYLKPPFKWDFIKL
- the pfkA gene encoding 6-phosphofructokinase, with product MKRVGIITTGGDAPGMNAAIRSAVRTAIYNNIEVIGIYEGFRGLYEKKFGQLTSRSVSGIINQGGTILKTRRFYEFKNKEIREICYKNLKEAKIEGLVVIGGDGSAKGAYLLYSEFNFPVVHIPASIDNDIYGTDYTIGFDTAVNTAIDAIDRIRDTATSHERTFIIEVMGRESGILALEVGIVCGAEIVIIPEVELNIDKIVEELKEEEKKGKKSCIIVLAEGAEKAEKLAKVLSEKFPEREIRYTVLGYIQRGGKPTYLTRKLATIFGHRAVEILMEGKFGYMIGIKGEEIVYIPLSEVTSKTKSIRVEYLNLVEKMAI